A segment of the Streptococcus dysgalactiae subsp. dysgalactiae genome:
AAAAGCATCATAATCATTACCATAGGCTTGCACTAAAGCATGAGCATGCGTACCTGAAACAGGGATACCAAAGCGTTTACCTGCCCTCACGTTACTTGTTGCATCTGCTCCGCCAATCATCGCGGCGCGCGTTCCCCAAATCGCAGCATCTAGTTCCTGTGCACGACGGGTGCCAAATTCCAAAAGGGGTTCATCCTCAATCACAGAACGAATACGAGCAGCCTTTGTAGCAATCAAGGTCTGGAAGTTAACAATGTTTAAAAGAGCTGTTTCGACCAACTGACACTGACCTAGAGGGCCTTCTACTTGCACAATCGGCTCATTAGCAAAAACCAAATCTCCTTCTTTAGCTGAACGGATGGTCAATTCTAATCGTAACTCTTTAAGATAAGTCAAAAAGTTTTCTGGATAACCAAGTTCTTCAAGGTAAGCTAAATCTGTTTCTGAAAATTGAAATTGCTCTAGGTACTCCACCATGCGCTGTAAACCAGCAAAAACAGCATAACCATTGTTAAAAGGTTCCTTGCGGAAATAGACTTCAAACACCGCATGACGATTATGAATGCCCTGTTCAAAATAAACTTGCATCATATTAATCTGATATAAATCAGTATGGAGTGTTAAACTATCATCTTTATACATAAAGGGGACTCCTTTGAATTATTGTTACTATTATAACATATTTAAAAAAAGGCTCTTGGACTAGGGTTTAGAAATATCTTGAGTTACCGTTAAAGTAAAAAAGAACTGATCCATCATGTCACTCTCAAATAAGAAAGAGTTAATGGATTCAGTTCTATATCGCTAACTATTATTTAAATTTGACATTGCTATAAATCCCAAAAACAATAATCCAAATCATTGCTCCAACGGCACCGATATAGGTGGATTCTTGTAAGAAAAGAGAAATAAAGACAAAGGCAAAGAAAGCAAGGGTCAAAGGCGTTGTCAACTTATATTTTGGCATCAAATAACCATCTGCCATAAAGTCCTTAGATTGACGGTACTTCCAGTGAGCAATCATGGTTAAAGCGTAGATAGCAATGTATACACCTGACGAAGATGCCGTAATGAGTGAGAACGCATCTGCAACTCCTGGTAGGATATTAATCAAAGCTGAGATACCAACCACAACCGCTGAAGCAATAATGGCACGACTTGGTACTCCTTGTCGAGATAAAGTGTTAATCTTTAAGCGATTGGTCAAGGCATTTGGGGTCTCATTAGCAATCTGATAGAGATGACGACCGGTTGAATAAAGGGTTGAGTTAAGCGCTGACGCTGCTGACGTTAAGACTACAAAGTTAATCAAGGCTGCTGCCCATTTAATACCAATCAATTTGAACACCATCACAAAAGGAGATTCATCAACTGGTAACTGATGCCATGGCACAATTGCCATAATAGAGACCAAGGCTCCCACATAAAAGATCACAATACGGGTTGGAATTTCTTGAATAGCCTTTGGTAAAACTTTTCTTGGGTTAGCCGTTTCAGAAGTAGTAATCCCCACAAATTCGATAGCTTGATAAGCAAAGAAAACCATTTGGAAGGCCATAAAGAACTTCAGCTTTCCATTCGGAAACATGGAAAAATGATCAAAAATATTGGAAAGGCTAGCATGGCCTGTATGGGTTTCAAAACCCGTTAAAACCATGAAAATAGCTGTTGCAATCAAAGCCAAAATAGCTACAATCTTAATCATGGCAAACCAAAATTCAGTTTCCCCAAAGACGCGCACAGCAATTAAGTTGATCGAGCTAAGTAAGACTAAGAAAACCAACTGAATCAACCAGGCTGGCCAGGTTGGAAACCAAAATTGCACATAGGAACCAACAGCGGTGATTTCTGCCATGCCTATAAAAATTAAGGAAATCCAATAAGATAGACCTGAAAAATAACCCCATCCTGGACCAATATATTTGGTGATAAAATTGATAAAGGTGTGTTGATCTGGATCATAATAAAGCATTTCGCCGATGGCACGCATCATCATGAACATGAAGGCACCTGTAATCATATAAACGAAAATGATAGACGGCCCTGTCAAGGCAATAGAGCGGCCTGCTCCTAAAAAGAGACCTGTTCCAATCGTTCCTGCAATCGCAATTAATTGAACATGACGATTTTCTAAGCCCCTTACCATTCCATTTTCTAGTTCGGTATTGTCTTTCTGATCTTTTGTAGACATCATAAACTCCATTCACTAAAATACTACTTATTATATCCTTTTTTCAGAAAATTTTCAACATTTATCTAAGAGAGAATTGAGCAAAACTGAGGGTTCTACCAGCAGGGGTTAGCCAACAGATTAATTAAAAAGAGTGGGGCAACTGCTCCACTCCTTCTAGCCTTATGACGGCATATTCTCAATGTAATGATAAACTCCTTGACCAGCAATTGCCCCATCTCCAACAGCTGTTGTGATTTGACGAAGGTCTTTTTGACGAACATCTCCAATTGCAAGAATACCAGGAATACTTGTCCTCATATGATCATCTGTGACAATCCAACCTTCTGAATCGGTAATCCCTAGTTCACTTACCATACCTGTCACAGGAATCATACCAACATAGATAAAGACACCTCCAAAAGCGTGGTCAGTGACTTGGCCCGTTTTCACATTTTCGATTAGGACATTGGAAACTTTAATATCATTACCTTGAATTTCTTTGACAACAGAATCCCAGATAAAGTCAACCTTCTCATTAGCGAAGGCACGGTCCTGCAAGATTTTCTGAGCTCTTAGTTGGTCACGGCGGTGAACAACGGTTACCTTTTTAGCAAATTGGGTAAGGTAGATAGCTTCTTCTACAGCTGAGTCTCCTCCCCCTACTACAAGTAAATCTTGATTTCTAAAGAAGGCGCCGTCACAAACCGCACAGTAAGAAACACCTCGACTGGTATAATCTTCTTCTCCTGGAACACCTAAGACACGGTATTTGGCCCCTGTTGCAATAATGATGGTTTTGGCTTCATAGCTGTCATCTTCAGTTGATACGCGCTTGTAAGAACCAAAATCCTCTACTTTTTGAACAATACCATAAATATTTTCAACCTTAAATTTTTCCAAAGGTTCATACATCTTCATCGATAATTCTGGCCCTGAAATATGATCATACCCTGGATAATTCTCGATTTCAGAAGTATTGTTCATTTGACCACCTGGGGCACCTTGTTCAATAATGCCCACACGTAAATTACTTCTTGCTGCATATAAAGCAGCTGTCATGCCCGCTGGTCCTGAACCTATAATTAATGTATCATACATGCTCTAACTCCTTTGAATAATTCTGTCAACATTGTAGCAATCTCAATTCTTTATTGCAATGATTATGATTTCAAGACAACCAAAACACTCATAAAAGCAAACGATAAAATTGGGATGGTTAAAATAGCAATCATTAACATCTCATATAGAAATGCCTGCCTTTCAGCCAAACTCTTATCTTTCTTGGTTTTTGCTCGCCATAGCGTCCATAGTAAACACACAGATACCATGGTTAAGCTTGATAAGATGAGTCCTTTAAGATAAAGGCTAAAAATTTCTACTAACATATTTCCACCTGGTCATTCTTACTTTTCCACAAACTTTTCCATAACATCAGACAAGAAAAGCCCAGGAATACCTAGACCTTTTTATTATAACAAAAGAATAGCATTAAATGTATGTTTTTGAATAGCTTGCGAAAAATTCTTTGGTTCGTTCTTTTTGAGGATGTCTAAAGACTTCTTCAGGCGTTCCTTGTTCCAAAATTTTACCTTGATCTAAAAAGAGAACTCTATCAGCCACTTGGTAAACAAAATTCATGTCGTGACTAACCAAAACCATGGTCTGCCCAGATTTAGCAGCATCTGCAATCGATTTTTCGACTTCACCCACTAGCTCAGGATCTAGAGCTGAAGTCGGTTCATCTAAGAGCAAGACATCCGGTTTCATAGCGAGGGCTCTAGCTAATGCCACCCTTTGTTTTTGCCCACCGGATAAGTAACGAGGGTAATGATTTTCGCGATCTACTAAACCAACCTTAGCCAATTCTGCTCGTGCCAGTTTAGTCGCTTCTTGGTCAGACAGTTTTTTGACCACCTTAAGACCTTCTTTGACATTCTCCAATGCTGTACGACGTTCAAAAAGGTTAAATTGTTGAAAAACCATGGCAAGTTTCCGGCGCAACATCAAAACTTGCTCTGTGGTGATGGTCTCAAAATCAACCGTAAAGTCATCAATACTAATGGATCCCGAATCTGGTTTTTCAAGATAGTTCATACTACGAAGGAAGGTCGATTTCCCTGCTCCTGAAGCACCTACTAAAGCAATCACTTGACCTTGTTCAATCTCAAGATCCAGACTGTCCAAGACTTTCTGACCGGAGAAAACCTTGCTCAAATTTCTAATCTTAATCATCAACGCAATTCTCCTAACCTTTCATTACTAGCTTGTTCTGGTGCTTTTATAGCCATCCTGTTTTCAATCAAGCGACCTACTTGCTCAATTAAAATACTGATAGACCAATAGACAAGCGCAACAGAGATATAACGTTCAAAATAACGGTAATCTGAACCACCCAAAATTTGTGCTTGAGCAAACAGTTCCACGATACTGGCACTAAAGGCAAGCGATGTTCCTTTTGTTAAGCCTATCAAGCCATTAATCAAGGTTGGAATAGCCACAACAGCTGCATTGGGAATGATGACACGACGATAAACCTGAACAGAGTTCATGCCTAAACTTTTAGCAGCTTCAATCTCTCCTGTGTCAACAGATAAGATTGCTGCTCGAATAGTCTCACTCGCATAGGCTGCTTCATTAAAAGCAAAGGCTGTAATAGCAAAGACAGAAGCTGGAATGGCATTAATATTCCAATCAAAGCCATACTTTTGGTTGAGAAACTTGAGAAAAAGAGGAATACCATAATAAGTCAACATTAGTTGAACGAGAATAGGCGTGCCTCGCAAGAAACTCACAAAAACGGCTTGAATAGGATATAAGATTTTGACTTTATTAATTTTAACAATAGCAAAAATCAAAGCCAAAATTAAGCCGAAAACAGCACCTGCCAGTGTCAAACCAAGGGTAATTGGAAGGCGTTGGATAATATTTGGAATGGCATCAAAAACAGCATGCCAACTAAAAAGTTTCCCATGTGGAATAGGTGAGATGAGTTGATCATACCAAGCCCAACCACTAGTTAAAAACACTGATGTCATGGATTTCCCCTTTATACTTCTTGTCTTAATATTCTAACACTCTTACACCCACATGTAAAATAGTAAATCTATATTATAGCAATAAGCAAAACTTATCACGACAGCTTTTTTGTCAGCCTCTAAAACCAGATGGATCAAATCGTTCACTTCTTAGGGAAGCTCCGAAACA
Coding sequences within it:
- a CDS encoding amino acid ABC transporter ATP-binding protein is translated as MIKIRNLSKVFSGQKVLDSLDLEIEQGQVIALVGASGAGKSTFLRSMNYLEKPDSGSISIDDFTVDFETITTEQVLMLRRKLAMVFQQFNLFERRTALENVKEGLKVVKKLSDQEATKLARAELAKVGLVDRENHYPRYLSGGQKQRVALARALAMKPDVLLLDEPTSALDPELVGEVEKSIADAAKSGQTMVLVSHDMNFVYQVADRVLFLDQGKILEQGTPEEVFRHPQKERTKEFFASYSKTYI
- a CDS encoding amino acid ABC transporter permease, whose translation is MTSVFLTSGWAWYDQLISPIPHGKLFSWHAVFDAIPNIIQRLPITLGLTLAGAVFGLILALIFAIVKINKVKILYPIQAVFVSFLRGTPILVQLMLTYYGIPLFLKFLNQKYGFDWNINAIPASVFAITAFAFNEAAYASETIRAAILSVDTGEIEAAKSLGMNSVQVYRRVIIPNAAVVAIPTLINGLIGLTKGTSLAFSASIVELFAQAQILGGSDYRYFERYISVALVYWSISILIEQVGRLIENRMAIKAPEQASNERLGELR
- the trxB gene encoding thioredoxin-disulfide reductase, which produces MYDTLIIGSGPAGMTAALYAARSNLRVGIIEQGAPGGQMNNTSEIENYPGYDHISGPELSMKMYEPLEKFKVENIYGIVQKVEDFGSYKRVSTEDDSYEAKTIIIATGAKYRVLGVPGEEDYTSRGVSYCAVCDGAFFRNQDLLVVGGGDSAVEEAIYLTQFAKKVTVVHRRDQLRAQKILQDRAFANEKVDFIWDSVVKEIQGNDIKVSNVLIENVKTGQVTDHAFGGVFIYVGMIPVTGMVSELGITDSEGWIVTDDHMRTSIPGILAIGDVRQKDLRQITTAVGDGAIAGQGVYHYIENMPS
- a CDS encoding DUF4059 family protein, with protein sequence MLVEIFSLYLKGLILSSLTMVSVCLLWTLWRAKTKKDKSLAERQAFLYEMLMIAILTIPILSFAFMSVLVVLKS
- a CDS encoding amino acid permease → MSTKDQKDNTELENGMVRGLENRHVQLIAIAGTIGTGLFLGAGRSIALTGPSIIFVYMITGAFMFMMMRAIGEMLYYDPDQHTFINFITKYIGPGWGYFSGLSYWISLIFIGMAEITAVGSYVQFWFPTWPAWLIQLVFLVLLSSINLIAVRVFGETEFWFAMIKIVAILALIATAIFMVLTGFETHTGHASLSNIFDHFSMFPNGKLKFFMAFQMVFFAYQAIEFVGITTSETANPRKVLPKAIQEIPTRIVIFYVGALVSIMAIVPWHQLPVDESPFVMVFKLIGIKWAAALINFVVLTSAASALNSTLYSTGRHLYQIANETPNALTNRLKINTLSRQGVPSRAIIASAVVVGISALINILPGVADAFSLITASSSGVYIAIYALTMIAHWKYRQSKDFMADGYLMPKYKLTTPLTLAFFAFVFISLFLQESTYIGAVGAMIWIIVFGIYSNVKFK